The window TGTTTACCATATATCTCATGGCTGGCAGGAATGATGATGCCCTGGAAAGTGCCAGAAATGCAATGGCCTCGGATTCAGAGGACAGTTTCCTTATATCATTTCCTGGAGATGTTATCCAGGGATTCATTTCAAGGGGCCTCAGGGATTATGCTGAAAAATTTGTAGAATGGCTTCTTCAAAACTCTGAGGGAGAAATGCTGGATATAGCAACTATATACAGCGCAGGTCTGCATGCTATTGCAGATAACTATGCCATGGCCTACAGAATTCTGGATGGAATAGAATACCGGAAAAGAATTGGCCTTGTGGCAGTGGTAAAAGACCTCCAGCAGGGCAGAATCAAAGAGTTTCTGGAATCATACCTGAAAGGCCATAGCCGATAATTTATCCGGAATTTTTTACGACAATAAACGTATCCAGTTTACACAAATTATTTATACCATGCTTATGATTAACATATAATGCCTGAAATATATGTAAAAGATGAAATATATAGAAATATATCTGAAAGCCATGGAGATGTGTCAAAATTTGTGAACATGATGCTGGCACAGTATGTAAATACATACAGCGATTCAAGCAATGACGGGATAGAGCATTACAGAACACACGGAAACGGAGATTAAGCGTAACAGCTTCACTTAAAGTTTTTTATCAAAATTAATGGATTTTTAGAATTTAATATTTGAATAGTTATCCCTGGAAAAATTTTGAAGCACTATGTGTGAATCGGTCCTTTCTATGCCCTCTATTGTTGATAGCCGGTCCATGAGCTTCTGGTACTCGTCCGCATTCCTGTTTACTGTATAGATGATAAAGTCTATGTCCCCGAGAAGGAAATCTACACTTATAACTCCTGGAAGGCCAGCAAGTGTTTTTCCAAGGTCTTTATAGTATTCTTTCCCATATTTTGCCCTGACAAATGTAACGGTATAAAATTGAAATCCAAGTTTTTTATAATTTATCAATGATATACTATTGCCTATAATACCCTCCTTTTTCATGGCATCTATTCTTCTTGCCACTGCAGAGGGGCTATTCAGCCCGGCAGCTATACCTATCTTTCTAAGGCTAATCTCGGAATTCCTTTCAAGAATTTCAAGAATTTTCATATCTATACTGTCCATGAGATTACATGGTTTTCATATTAATAAATCCTATCAAATCAATTAAAATTCGAAAAATTTTGTATTTTATCACATTAAATTAGAAATTATTATCTAAAATATTTATTTTGCAAAAATTTTAAGAACGTTTATATTCAAATAGACTTTTTATATTTTATGTTGAATATAGATGTTGCCAAAGTACCATATATAAGAACAGCAGTGCCAGGCCCGAAAAGCATTGAGCTCCTAACAGAGCAGGGAAAGTATGAAACAGCCTCCGTTACATACCCGAAAAGTTTTCCTATTGGCATCAAGTCCATGAAAGATTCTGTCATTGAGGATGTTGACGGCAACTTATTTATAGACTGGCTCACAGGAATATCAGTTCTCAACCTTGGATACTCGGAATTTATAAGAGATGCTGTCAGGGCTGAAATGGAAAGCACCTGGCATGCGCTGGAGATACCCACTGAGGCAAGGATTGAATTCCTGAAGGCCCTGAGATCCTCGTTTCCATCTAACATGCAGGATTACAAAACAATTTTCGGGATCAGCGGGGCAGATGCCTGTGAAACTGCAGTAAATTTAGCCCATGCAGTATCCGGCAGGGATTCCTATACCATTGTTTTTGAGGGTGCATACCATGGAGTCTCCGGTGGCATAATAGCTGCAACATATGAAAGCAAGTACAAGGCAGGTAACAACAGTCCAGGATTTAAGGTAATAAGATCTCCATATCCCGGCATCCTGTGGGAAAATTACTCCGTTGGCGATGTCATAGATTACATACAGACTGCCATAAGGGAAAACAGTGCTGATTCTCTTCTGGTAGAGCCGGTACTGGGAGAGGGCGGATACGTTGTTCCCCCTGAAGGATTCCTGAAGGCACTGAGAAAGCTCTGCGATGAGAATAACATAATAATGATAGTGGATGAGGTCCAGGCAGGGATGGGCAGGACCGGAAAGATGTGGGCATT of the Ferroplasma sp. genome contains:
- a CDS encoding Lrp/AsnC family transcriptional regulator; amino-acid sequence: MDSIDMKILEILERNSEISLRKIGIAAGLNSPSAVARRIDAMKKEGIIGNSISLINYKKLGFQFYTVTFVRAKYGKEYYKDLGKTLAGLPGVISVDFLLGDIDFIIYTVNRNADEYQKLMDRLSTIEGIERTDSHIVLQNFSRDNYSNIKF
- a CDS encoding aminotransferase class III-fold pyridoxal phosphate-dependent enzyme, with translation MLNIDVAKVPYIRTAVPGPKSIELLTEQGKYETASVTYPKSFPIGIKSMKDSVIEDVDGNLFIDWLTGISVLNLGYSEFIRDAVRAEMESTWHALEIPTEARIEFLKALRSSFPSNMQDYKTIFGISGADACETAVNLAHAVSGRDSYTIVFEGAYHGVSGGIIAATYESKYKAGNNSPGFKVIRSPYPGILWENYSVGDVIDYIQTAIRENSADSLLVEPVLGEGGYVVPPEGFLKALRKLCDENNIIMIVDEVQAGMGRTGKMWAFEYDGIKPDIVCAGKSVGGGIPMSLVYYRGDFDEKLPTPFHLGTYRANPLALAAGREVLKRTPAVLDSVKERGKYLLKAFSEIDSDVIAQVRGKGFMIGIELGKNGGPVDSNTMARYKKLLIENGIVMHTCGHYGNTFRFMGALNIDQKLLDTGVEIFEKVVRTKW